The following proteins are co-located in the Microplitis demolitor isolate Queensland-Clemson2020A chromosome 5, iyMicDemo2.1a, whole genome shotgun sequence genome:
- the LOC103578718 gene encoding kelch-like ECH-associated protein 1B: protein MDEKEDNTISEGAFCTENEKQSKKRISCFNLDGEEDWENNLKNEKYGSYGXMTFCMADHIKETMQMTFMMRSHHMLTDVCLEVGTELFYAHKIILAAASPYFKAMFTGGLRESGMSRVKLQGVCPTAMARLMFFMYTGRIRVTELTVCTLLPAATMFQVNNVIEACCIFLERQLDPTNAIGIANFAEQHGCKNLHHKANQFIVQHFSQICHEEEFLQLSAIQLISLVRKDELNVQEEREVYNAVLKWVMYNEEARGPKMAHILQAVRCQYLTPNFLRDQMKNCEILKKAPACREYLAEIFKDLTLHKKPIVKERTPNTKRLIFIAGGFLRHSLDTLEAFNVDDKVYTQHAKLLVPRSGLGGAFLKGMFYAIGGRNNSPQTRYDSDWVDKYNPVANQWRPCKAMTVPRNRVGVAVMDGLLYAVGGSAGAEFHNSVECYDPDQDLWKKIKPMHVKRLGVGVAVVNRLLYAIGGFDGIQRLSSVECYHPENNEWTMVLPMNNGRSGAGIASLGQYIYVVGGYNGKLQLNSVERYDTEGNIWEEVNNISIARSALSVTVIDNKLYAIEIYDPTLDRWELGMPMPSARSGHASAVFYYQCPLHSTQTDENALTNDGKPS from the exons atggatGAAAAAGAAGATAATACTATATCAGAAGGAGCATTTTGTACTGAAAATGAAAAGCAAAGTAAAAAACGAATATCATGTTTTAATTTGGATGGTGAAGAGGATTGGgaaaataacttgaaaaacgaaaaatatgGATCTTATGGAGN CATGACATTTTGTATGGCTGATCATATTAAAGAAACAATGCAAATGACGTTCATGATGCGTAGTCATCATATGCTCACTGATGTATGTCTTGAAGTAGGaactgaattattttatgctcataaaattattttagctgCTGCTAGTCCTTATTTCAAG GCAATGTTTACGGGAGGATTAAGAGAGTCTGGAATGAGTAGAGTTAAATTACAAGGTGTTTGTCCTACAGCTATGGCAagattaatgttttttatgtATACCGGACGAATTAGAGTTACCGAATTGACAGTTTGTACTTTATTACCAGCAGCAACTATGTttcaa GTAAATAATGTTATCGAAGCATGCTGTATATTTTTAGAACGTCAATTAGATCCAACAAATGCAATTGGTATTGCTAATTTTGCTGAACAACATGGATGCAAAAATTTACATCATAAAGCAAATCAATTTATTGTACAACATTTTAGTCAAATTTGTCATGAAGAAGAATTCCTTCAATTGTCAGCAATCCAATTGATATCACTTGTAAGAAAAGATGAACTCAATGTACAAGAAGAAAGAGAAGTTTATAATGCCGTATTAAAATGGGTCATGTATAATGAGGAAGCACGTGGTCCTAAAATGGCACATATTTTACAAGCTGTTCGGTGTCAATACTTAACTCCGAATTTTTTAAGagatcaaatgaaaaattgtgaaattcttaaaaaagCTCCGGCGTGTCGAGAATATCtagctgaaatttttaaagatctTACATTACATAAAAAACCAATAGTTAAAGAAAGAACGCCTAATACTAAAAGacttatatttattgctgGTGGTTTTCTCAGACATTCATTAGATACACTTGAGGCATTTAATGTAGATGATAAAGTTTATACTCAGCATGCAAAATTACTAGTACCACGATCAGGTCTGGGTGGAGCATTTTTGAAAGGAATGTTTTATGCTATTGGAGGAAGAAATAATTCACCGCAAACAAG atatgaTAGTGATTGGGTTGATAAATATAACCCTGTAGCTAATCAGTGGAGACCTTGTAAAGCAATGACTGTACCTAGAAATCGCGTTGGAGTTGCTGTGATGGATGGATTATTATATGCTGTAGGAGGAAGTGCTGGTGCCGAGTTTCACAACAGTGTTGAATGTTATGATCCAGATCAAGatctttggaaaaaaataaaaccaatgcATGTTAAGAGACTTGGTGTAGGAGTCGCCGTAGTCAATAg GTTACTGTATGCAATTGGTGGATTTGATGGGATCCAGCGTTTGTCTTCAGTTGAATGTTATCATCCAGAAAATAATGAATGGACAATGGTATTACCAATGAATAATGGTCGTTCGGGTGCTGGAATTGCAAGCCTTGGACAGTATATTTATGTTGTCGGTGGATATAATGGAAAACTCCAATTAAATTCTGTAGAACGTTATGATACTGAGGGTAATATTTGGGAAgaagttaataatatttctatagCTCGCAGTGCATTAAGTGTCACAGTAATTGATAACAAGTTATATGCAAtcg aaATATATGATCCTACTCTTGATAGATGGGAACTAGGAATGCCGATGCCTTCTGCTAGATCGGGGCATGCCAGTGCTGtcttttattatcaatgtcCGCTTCACTCTACGCAGACAGATGAAAATGCATTGACAAATGATGGAAAACCATCGTGA